Proteins from a genomic interval of Rubinisphaera italica:
- a CDS encoding molybdopterin converting factor has translation MKILYINNDGGGFADYVSIEPETTISQFVNQRLKHGLAADYLIRVNRQLVSSDYLLQEGDRVSLTPTKIEGALEECLGQSHGRRETEEDLFAPAGR, from the coding sequence TTGAAGATTCTTTATATCAATAACGACGGCGGCGGTTTCGCGGATTACGTTTCCATCGAACCCGAGACCACCATCTCCCAGTTCGTCAACCAACGCCTCAAGCACGGCCTCGCAGCCGACTACCTCATTCGCGTCAACCGCCAACTGGTCAGCTCAGACTACCTCCTCCAAGAAGGCGACCGCGTCTCCCTCACCCCCACAAAAATCGAAGGGGCACTCGAGGAGTGCTTGGGGCAGTCGCATGGGCGTCGGGAGACTGAGGAAGATTTGTTTGCTCCTGCAGGGCGTTGA
- a CDS encoding ThiF family adenylyltransferase has product MNIENRFTRQADLVPRERIQELQATVIGVGAIGRQVALQLAALGVPRLQLIDFDEVEPTNITTQGYDRQDLGQLKVEATARRIQQLDPTIAVTTIADRFRFRMQIGTVVFCCVDRISTRESIWRSLQDRCEFWSDGRMLGESMRILTATDPTSRQHYSTTLFRQSEAQSGQCTARSTIYTANIAAGLMLHQFTRWLRSMPNDADLSLNLLANELHIFYASFSK; this is encoded by the coding sequence ATGAATATTGAAAATCGTTTTACCCGACAAGCCGACCTCGTGCCCCGAGAGCGGATCCAAGAGTTGCAGGCAACCGTGATCGGAGTCGGAGCGATCGGACGTCAGGTCGCCCTGCAACTGGCCGCTCTGGGAGTTCCGCGATTGCAGTTGATCGATTTTGATGAAGTCGAGCCGACGAACATCACGACGCAGGGTTACGACCGTCAGGATCTGGGACAACTTAAAGTCGAGGCCACGGCCCGACGCATCCAGCAACTCGATCCTACAATCGCAGTGACGACAATCGCCGACCGCTTCCGCTTCCGCATGCAGATCGGAACGGTCGTCTTCTGCTGCGTCGACCGGATCAGCACCCGGGAATCAATCTGGCGATCCCTTCAGGACCGCTGCGAATTCTGGAGCGACGGCCGCATGCTGGGAGAATCGATGCGAATCCTGACAGCCACGGATCCCACTTCCCGACAGCACTATAGCACCACTCTGTTCCGGCAGTCCGAAGCCCAGTCAGGCCAGTGCACCGCCCGCAGCACCATCTACACGGCCAACATCGCCGCCGGTCTGATGCTGCACCAGTTCACTCGCTGGTTACGTAGCATGCCAAACGATGCCGACCTTAGTCTGAATCTGCTGGCGAATGAATTGCATATATTTTATGCCTCATTTTCAAAGTGA
- a CDS encoding dipeptide epimerase, producing the protein MKLLIHILDLPLKIPFTISRGSFSVQKTVIVELHQAGHIGYGEATQHAYYQHSQESIVTSLEKVRPFLESCHLESPEELWQELSHHSKGDTFALSALDQATHDLAGKIAQRSVYEQHGLAWQNIPASSVTLSISSIPQMIEQLSLYQNWPVIKIKLGTGNDLEIVKVLRDHTNAVFRVDANCAWTVSQTIQMSERFNELGVEFIEQPLPAHSPVKDHETVFRESALPIIADESCVLEEDVVHCSRHFHGINIKLCKCGGLTPAFRMLKKAKELSLLTMAGCMIESNVAISAAAQLLPLLDYADLDGDVLLAENPATGVELKEGHFSPSKEFGCGTRLTEQIA; encoded by the coding sequence ATGAAGTTATTGATTCACATTTTAGATCTCCCACTTAAAATCCCATTTACGATTTCAAGAGGATCCTTCTCTGTTCAAAAAACAGTGATTGTCGAATTGCATCAGGCTGGTCACATTGGATATGGAGAAGCGACTCAACATGCCTATTACCAGCATTCTCAAGAATCAATCGTAACTTCTCTTGAAAAAGTACGGCCATTCCTGGAATCATGCCATCTGGAATCTCCCGAAGAGCTTTGGCAGGAATTATCCCACCACTCAAAGGGCGATACATTCGCTCTGTCTGCGCTCGATCAAGCTACCCATGATCTTGCGGGAAAAATTGCACAACGTTCAGTTTACGAGCAGCACGGGTTGGCCTGGCAGAATATTCCTGCATCGAGCGTCACTCTTTCCATCAGTTCCATTCCTCAAATGATTGAACAACTCTCTCTTTATCAGAACTGGCCAGTGATCAAAATCAAACTGGGTACGGGCAACGATCTTGAGATCGTTAAAGTCCTACGGGATCACACGAATGCAGTATTCCGAGTCGATGCCAACTGCGCGTGGACGGTTTCTCAGACAATTCAAATGTCCGAGCGATTCAACGAATTGGGAGTGGAATTTATTGAGCAACCACTTCCCGCTCATTCGCCAGTCAAGGATCATGAAACAGTTTTTCGCGAATCAGCCTTACCTATCATTGCAGATGAAAGTTGCGTTCTTGAAGAAGATGTCGTGCATTGTTCCAGACACTTTCATGGCATCAATATCAAACTCTGCAAATGCGGTGGACTGACTCCAGCATTTCGCATGTTAAAAAAAGCCAAAGAGTTAAGTTTACTCACAATGGCAGGCTGCATGATTGAATCCAACGTAGCCATTTCCGCAGCTGCACAGTTATTGCCTTTGCTCGATTACGCAGATCTCGATGGCGATGTGTTGTTAGCAGAGAACCCCGCGACTGGAGTGGAGCTAAAGGAAGGTCATTTTTCACCTTCAAAGGAATTTGGTTGCGGAACTCGTCTTACTGAACAAATTGCATAA
- a CDS encoding DUF1611 domain-containing protein — translation MPAQQISVADPPISNPEQSQLISRINGYHRIVILTEAHTNYQYAKTAIALLRYRTADVVAVLDSTQVGRQVKDLIGQGDGIPIVSSMKELDDVDALFVGISPSGGRLPAAMQAAIREAIEAGIDVVSGLHDFLSEDVELKQLAEESGSTIIDVRKNNCREVARHATFNPQCLRIHTVGHDCSVGKMIASKEIELELIRRGIDARFLATGQTGIMIAGNGIPIDCTVSDFLNGSAEQLVLDHQHHEIVLIEGQGCITHPAYSGVTLGLLHGSAPHGLILCYEAGRETVKNLDHVPIPSLKQFVSLYETIASARHPSKIIGIAMNGRRLTPEEGELEKQKVSAELGLPVCDVFRDGAAVLADAILEFQKEAV, via the coding sequence ATGCCAGCTCAACAAATAAGCGTTGCAGATCCACCAATCAGCAATCCGGAGCAATCGCAACTGATCTCGCGAATTAACGGCTATCACCGGATCGTCATTTTGACGGAAGCACACACGAACTATCAATATGCGAAAACGGCAATCGCACTCCTTCGCTACAGGACTGCCGATGTCGTAGCCGTACTCGATTCCACCCAGGTTGGACGTCAGGTTAAAGATTTAATCGGCCAGGGAGATGGCATTCCAATCGTTTCTTCTATGAAGGAACTCGATGATGTCGATGCCCTCTTTGTCGGAATTTCCCCCAGTGGAGGCCGACTCCCCGCGGCAATGCAGGCTGCGATTCGTGAAGCAATTGAAGCTGGAATCGATGTCGTTTCCGGATTACACGATTTTCTCAGTGAAGATGTTGAGCTGAAACAGCTTGCAGAAGAATCAGGCTCTACGATTATCGATGTGCGGAAAAACAACTGCCGTGAAGTCGCTCGACATGCGACCTTCAATCCTCAGTGTCTGCGAATTCATACCGTCGGTCATGACTGCTCAGTCGGCAAGATGATCGCCTCCAAAGAAATCGAGCTTGAATTAATCCGACGCGGTATCGATGCCAGGTTTCTGGCAACAGGTCAGACAGGCATCATGATTGCCGGAAACGGCATCCCGATCGACTGTACCGTTTCTGACTTCCTCAATGGATCTGCAGAGCAACTCGTACTCGACCATCAACACCATGAAATCGTCCTGATTGAAGGACAGGGTTGTATCACTCATCCAGCTTATTCTGGAGTGACTCTTGGTTTGCTGCATGGATCAGCCCCTCATGGTTTGATTTTATGTTACGAAGCTGGCCGAGAAACAGTAAAAAACCTGGACCACGTCCCCATCCCCTCACTGAAACAATTTGTCAGTCTGTATGAAACAATCGCATCCGCCCGGCATCCCTCTAAAATTATCGGAATTGCCATGAATGGGAGAAGACTAACACCTGAAGAAGGTGAGTTAGAAAAGCAGAAAGTTTCCGCAGAGCTGGGTTTGCCAGTCTGCGATGTTTTTCGCGATGGAGCTGCCGTCCTTGCTGATGCGATTCTGGAATTTCAAAAAGAAGCCGTTTAA